One genomic window of Vicinamibacterales bacterium includes the following:
- a CDS encoding c-type cytochrome, translating into MSSVRIWAGALACLGVVVMSDAWAGGGVSAQQKPAAPPAAVVGNVEHGRYIVESIAHCAECHSTRDSEGNIIESTRFHGGPMPARVPWPADWPVMVPPIAGLPGYSDEQAVRLLTEGAIRRNGTRARAPMPRFRMTPQDAADVIAFMRAR; encoded by the coding sequence ATGAGTTCTGTACGGATCTGGGCGGGGGCGCTGGCGTGCCTCGGAGTGGTGGTGATGTCGGACGCGTGGGCGGGCGGAGGTGTCTCGGCGCAGCAGAAGCCCGCGGCGCCGCCGGCGGCCGTCGTCGGGAACGTGGAGCACGGGCGCTACATCGTCGAGTCGATCGCGCACTGCGCCGAGTGCCACTCCACCCGTGACTCGGAGGGCAACATCATCGAATCCACGCGGTTCCACGGCGGCCCGATGCCGGCGCGCGTGCCGTGGCCGGCCGACTGGCCGGTGATGGTGCCGCCCATCGCCGGGCTGCCGGGCTACTCCGACGAGCAGGCGGTGCGCCTGCTCACCGAGGGCGCCATCCGGCGCAACGGCACCCGCGCGCGGGCGCCGATGCCGCGCTTCCGGATGACGCCGCAGGACGCCGCCGACGTCATCGCCTTCATGCGGGCCCGGTAG
- a CDS encoding ArsA family ATPase: protein MASFTGLLDREVLFFGGKGGVGKTTCAAATALAASRAGRRVLLVSTDPAHSTADIFERPIGPEPVELLPNLWGLEIDAATESARYVAEVKDRVRALFGHSILKEAFKQIDLAASMPGAEEVALFDRMGALIRGEDTRFDLVVFDTAPTGHTLRLVKMPELMDAWMRALARSRRAMLGVEGDDREDPILVSLNDRIDRLQRLRARLLSGRTSAFVLVLVPERLPIEETARALVQLDETGVKIGGLVVNRVLPTDTTDAFLQARRAQERVYLDEIETRFGSRPRVYLPQYPRDVYGLASLGPVADRLAEATGAQR from the coding sequence ATGGCGTCGTTCACGGGGCTGCTCGACCGCGAGGTGCTCTTCTTCGGTGGCAAGGGCGGCGTCGGCAAGACGACGTGCGCCGCCGCCACGGCCCTGGCCGCGAGCCGCGCCGGCCGGCGGGTGCTGCTGGTGTCCACGGACCCCGCCCACTCCACGGCGGACATCTTCGAGCGTCCCATCGGCCCCGAGCCCGTGGAGCTCCTCCCGAACCTCTGGGGCCTCGAGATCGACGCCGCCACCGAGTCCGCCCGCTACGTGGCGGAAGTGAAGGATCGCGTCCGCGCTCTCTTCGGCCACTCCATCCTGAAGGAAGCCTTCAAGCAGATCGACCTCGCCGCGAGCATGCCCGGCGCCGAGGAGGTGGCGCTCTTCGACCGGATGGGCGCCCTCATCCGTGGGGAGGACACGCGCTTCGACCTCGTCGTGTTCGACACCGCGCCCACCGGCCACACGCTGCGCCTGGTGAAGATGCCCGAACTGATGGACGCGTGGATGCGGGCGCTGGCACGCTCCCGCCGGGCCATGCTGGGCGTCGAGGGAGACGACCGCGAGGATCCGATCCTGGTCTCGCTCAACGACCGCATCGATCGGCTGCAGCGTTTGCGGGCGCGGCTGCTCAGCGGCCGGACGAGCGCGTTCGTCCTCGTGCTGGTGCCCGAGCGCCTGCCCATCGAGGAGACGGCGCGCGCCCTCGTCCAGCTGGACGAGACGGGCGTGAAGATCGGCGGCCTGGTCGTGAACCGCGTGCTGCCCACCGACACGACCGATGCGTTCCTCCAGGCGCGGCGGGCCCAGGAGCGTGTCTATCTCGACGAGATCGAGACACGGTTCGGCAGTCGCCCGCGTGTGTACCTGCCGCAGTACCCTCGAGATGTCTACGGTCTGGCCAGCCTCGGCCCGGTGGCCGACCGCCTGGCCGAAGCCACAGGAGCCCAGCGATGA
- a CDS encoding MFS transporter gives MSAPSTTTAPAGWRGRMPAGVRPYLEAAPLAAAFLGISSGFGFAMIAATLTTRLAQYGIRKSAVTAFALTFLAYNFKFLWAPFLDSVRVPVLWRYGQRRSWLWLVGVLLMAAVMYLGALNPVTSLPQVATAAILVGILGATFDIVIDAYRIELLEPRQLGVGSGMSQYGWRVGSAASGALALVVAARYGWAAAYTAATLFALPAMLAGAVMGEPARRQPPKPTTGLVQGVANYFSPLAEFLKRRGALVVLTFVLVHKIGDTLANLTLRLLFETLGFTNDEIAFYDVGVGFAALLAGVFVGGVLSASLGMKRSVLVSLVLMAVSNFSFAALAAYGHSNLGMAGAIGFENFASGIGGVTVVAYLSALCNLRYTATQYALLSAAASIAGRFLTATTAGSLIDAMGFVNFYLLTTLVAFPGVVIYAVMIRSGLADVSMGTAGVEPD, from the coding sequence ATGAGTGCTCCGAGCACGACCACGGCGCCGGCCGGATGGCGCGGCCGGATGCCGGCGGGCGTGCGGCCGTACCTGGAGGCGGCGCCGCTGGCGGCCGCGTTCCTCGGGATCTCGTCGGGGTTCGGCTTCGCCATGATCGCGGCCACGCTCACGACGCGCCTGGCGCAGTACGGCATCCGGAAGAGCGCGGTCACGGCGTTCGCACTGACGTTCCTGGCCTACAACTTCAAGTTCCTGTGGGCGCCGTTCCTGGACAGCGTGCGGGTGCCGGTCCTGTGGCGCTACGGGCAGCGGCGCTCGTGGCTGTGGCTCGTCGGCGTGCTGCTGATGGCGGCGGTCATGTACCTGGGCGCGCTGAATCCGGTGACGTCGCTGCCGCAGGTGGCCACCGCCGCGATCCTGGTCGGCATCCTCGGCGCCACGTTCGACATCGTCATCGATGCCTACCGGATCGAACTCCTCGAGCCCCGGCAGCTCGGCGTGGGCTCGGGGATGTCGCAGTACGGCTGGCGCGTCGGCTCGGCCGCGTCCGGCGCGCTGGCGCTCGTGGTGGCGGCGCGCTACGGGTGGGCCGCCGCCTACACCGCCGCCACGCTCTTCGCGCTGCCGGCGATGCTCGCGGGCGCCGTGATGGGCGAACCCGCGCGCCGGCAGCCGCCGAAGCCGACGACCGGGCTCGTCCAGGGCGTGGCGAACTACTTCAGCCCCCTGGCCGAGTTCCTCAAGCGGCGCGGTGCGCTGGTGGTGCTCACCTTCGTCCTGGTCCACAAGATCGGCGACACGCTGGCGAACCTCACGCTGCGCCTGCTCTTCGAGACGCTGGGGTTCACCAACGACGAGATCGCCTTCTACGACGTGGGCGTGGGCTTCGCGGCGCTTCTCGCGGGCGTCTTCGTGGGCGGCGTCCTGTCCGCGTCACTCGGCATGAAGCGATCGGTGCTCGTGAGCCTCGTGCTGATGGCGGTGTCGAACTTCAGCTTCGCGGCGCTCGCGGCCTACGGCCACAGCAATCTCGGGATGGCCGGCGCCATCGGCTTCGAGAACTTCGCCAGCGGGATCGGCGGCGTAACGGTGGTGGCGTATCTCTCGGCGCTGTGCAACCTGCGTTACACCGCCACGCAGTACGCGCTGCTGTCGGCGGCGGCCAGCATCGCCGGCCGCTTCCTGACGGCCACCACGGCGGGCTCGCTCATCGACGCGATGGGGTTCGTGAACTTCTACCTGCTGACCACGCTGGTCGCGTTCCCGGGCGTCGTGATCTACGCCGTCATGATCCGCTCCGGCCTGGCGGACGTCTCGATGGGCACGGCCGGCGTCGAGCCTGACTGA
- a CDS encoding DinB family protein translates to MTIGRPQPGDYAPFYQPYLDASASVNDARELLNAQDGLLAAMAGWPEAKAAHRYAEGKWTVSQVVGHMADTERVFAYRLLRIARGDATPLAGFDEQAWQTVAGYDARSLAGVVAELAIVRRASRALIDSLDAAALEREGLANNLRVTAKALAWLIPGHFQHHAGILRDRYGLKV, encoded by the coding sequence ATGACGATCGGCCGACCCCAGCCCGGCGACTACGCCCCGTTCTACCAGCCCTACCTCGATGCGTCCGCCTCGGTGAACGACGCGCGCGAGCTCCTCAACGCCCAGGACGGCCTGCTTGCCGCCATGGCCGGCTGGCCCGAGGCCAAGGCCGCGCATCGCTATGCCGAGGGGAAGTGGACCGTGAGCCAGGTCGTCGGCCACATGGCGGACACCGAGCGCGTGTTCGCGTATCGCCTGCTGCGCATCGCCCGCGGCGATGCCACGCCGCTCGCCGGGTTCGACGAGCAGGCCTGGCAGACCGTGGCGGGCTACGACGCGCGCTCCCTGGCCGGCGTCGTCGCGGAACTGGCCATCGTCCGGCGGGCCTCCCGGGCCCTCATCGACTCGCTGGACGCGGCGGCGCTCGAGCGTGAAGGCCTGGCGAACAACCTGCGCGTCACGGCCAAGGCGCTCGCGTGGCTGATTCCCGGGCACTTCCAGCACCACGCCGGGATCCTCCGCGATCGCTACGGCTTGAAGGTCTGA
- a CDS encoding TMEM175 family protein → MGKGRLEAFSDGVLAIIITIMVLELKVPHGDEPAALQPLWGVFLSYVLSFVYLGIYWNNHHHMLHTVRQVTGGILWANLHLLFWLSLVPFVTAWMGENHFTAWPTALYGVVMLMAAIAYWVLQRTIIAAQGPESLLKRAVGGDWKGNLSPLLYVIAILVAMPMPALSLAIYAAVAVIWLVPDRRIERVIREA, encoded by the coding sequence ATGGGGAAGGGACGGCTCGAAGCCTTCAGCGACGGCGTCCTCGCCATCATCATCACCATCATGGTGCTGGAGTTGAAGGTGCCGCACGGCGACGAGCCGGCGGCGCTCCAGCCGCTGTGGGGCGTGTTCCTCAGCTACGTCCTGAGCTTCGTCTACCTCGGCATCTACTGGAACAACCACCACCACATGCTGCACACGGTGAGACAGGTCACCGGCGGCATCCTGTGGGCGAACCTGCACCTGCTGTTCTGGCTCTCGCTGGTCCCGTTCGTCACCGCGTGGATGGGCGAGAACCACTTCACGGCCTGGCCGACGGCACTCTACGGCGTGGTGATGCTGATGGCGGCCATCGCCTACTGGGTGCTGCAGCGCACGATCATCGCGGCGCAGGGCCCCGAGTCGCTCTTGAAGCGGGCCGTCGGCGGCGACTGGAAGGGCAACCTCTCGCCGCTCCTGTACGTGATCGCCATCCTCGTGGCGATGCCGATGCCGGCCCTGTCGCTGGCGATCTACGCGGCCGTGGCCGTGATCTGGCTGGTGCCCGACCGCCGCATCGAGCGCGTGATACGCGAGGCCTGA
- a CDS encoding cory-CC-star protein, whose translation MSVRQNLRDFMHGLAYGRFEREMRLQAADLNDYFLLLCYMEVVGLPNPATFYLLDIYPHLLEQFHLWHRRMGMDRSPVGSLPCC comes from the coding sequence GTGTCCGTCCGCCAGAATCTCCGCGACTTCATGCACGGCCTCGCGTACGGCCGCTTCGAGCGCGAGATGCGGCTGCAGGCGGCCGACCTGAACGACTACTTCCTGCTGCTCTGCTACATGGAGGTCGTCGGCCTGCCCAATCCGGCGACGTTCTATCTGCTGGACATCTATCCGCACCTGCTCGAGCAGTTCCACCTGTGGCACCGGCGGATGGGCATGGATCGCTCGCCCGTGGGCAGCCTGCCCTGCTGCTGA